Part of the Drosophila kikkawai strain 14028-0561.14 chromosome 3L, DkikHiC1v2, whole genome shotgun sequence genome is shown below.
GGGTCAAGAGGCACTCGACACTGCCCCCAGTACCTCAACCAGATCTACTCGGTCGGTAGCCAAGATGGCTCAATCCGCACTCGATATCGCTCCGTTTATTCGAGGTGTGTGGTCCTGTTACAAGAAATAATCGACAAGGCCGCCGCCCAGTCCACTCAGGCTTCCGCCCCTATGCCCACacccccgtccatgggttgtcgattgccaccagtggacacagaagttttcgctggcgattatcttcggtggcccaccttcagagaccttttcaccgcgatatatattcacaactcgcgcctcacaccggtggaaaaGTTGTTCCACTTGTTGTCCAGAACAAGTGGCGATGCGCACGCCATCGTATCCAAGGCCCCTCTGACAAATGATGGCTTCATCTCCGCGTGGCAAAGCCTCACCGACCGCATCGAGAATCGGCGGTTACTCgtcaacagccagttgaaaaTCCTCTTCAACATTCAGGCTGTCCCCCAAGAGTCCGGAGCCGCTCTAATAGAGCTGCAAGGCAACGTCCAAAGTTGCCTGACAGCCTTAGAGATGTCCTTTATTCAAACCGAGGCGTGGGATTGTCTACCAGTGTATATGGTTTCCCTAAAGCTTCCCAAGATCACAATTTCTATGTGGGGGCAATCCATACACAATAAGGCAGAAATCCCTACATGGAGTGAGTTCGACGCGTTTCTGACAGAGCGTCATCGCACTCTAGAAGCTATTGACGACATCAGGCCTAGCAGTTCAGGGCAGTTTCCGTCAAGACCGACAGCTGCGAGCGCCCCAGTGCGCAGGCTGAATTCCTACGAGGCCAGAGTGGCTCCGGCCCCAAGAGGGTGCGATCTCTGTTCGAGAGAGAACCATCCTATTCGCCTATGTCCGCGTTTCCTTGAAATGGATGTAGATGGTCGCTCCGACTACATTAGGAGAAAGCAGTTTTGCCTGAACTGCTTTGCAAGAGGGCACCAGCAGCGGGATTGCACTAGTGCCCATAGCTGCTTGATGTGCCGCAGCCGTCATCACACCCTTCTGCACCGCGATAATCCCTCCGCGACCGCACCAAGTCCGACGGCGCCACCCAGGCCTCGACCGGCGCCTACTCCACAAGGCACGAGCGCCGCTCAAGATCACACTGATGTGCAAGTGTGCTTCGCTTCCGGCTCAAGAGCCGTTCTACTGGGCACAGCCCTCATTAACATTTGCCATTTAGGCCGCGATTTCCAAGCGCGAGCCTTAATCGACTCTGGTTCCGAGGCAACCTTCATCACGGAGAGGTTGTTCCGTCAAATTAGCCCACCATTTACGCCAGTTCAGACCAGAGTGTCTGGGCTCAACGAGACAGTTGCCGCCCAAGCCACCAAGCTCTGCACTCTCGCCATCCGAGCGCCTTCCAGACCCGGGCTGCTGCTGGAAACTGCAGCTTATGTTCTTCCGCAGTTAGCCGGGAAGCTCCCCTCGTATCCGATTCCACGAGACCTACTGAAGGAACTTCCTGACGTCCCGCTTGCTGATCCAACGTTCTTCGAGAGCTCCGAAATCGATGTCCTGATTGGAGCTGACATTCTTCCGTCCGTGAGAATAACATTTTCGGCTCTCTCCTGGCGCAAGAGACGATTTTCGGATGGGTGCTCTCAGGCCCAGTGTCTTCAGAGGCCACGAGCGGCGTGTCTGTGttctcgacacgaatttccgtCCAGTCAAACCGCTCGGTGGACAAATTCCGTCCCATTCGCAGTGCCGCTGTCTTGGAAAGCAGGCGTACCCAAAGCGGgcagtcctaccgttgccgaatcAGCAACGGGTTCCACCCGCTcaggaaatgccaacagttcctgaaGCTCAGCGCTCAtaagaggctccgtgcggttctcgacaaccgctattgttcaaactgcttggcccacgaacattctgagggaacctgccgcagtggtgaccaatgcaagacgtgcagtcagcaccaccacacactCCTGCATAAGCATGACCATTCAGGGCATGCACCCCGTTCGCAGCAGCGGGCACCTTCATATTTCAAATTGGCACAACATCGACTATAGCGAAGGTCGTCCCTTTCCCGATGGAAGCGCCCGTCTGCCCGCAATAACCAGTCGCCTGTCACTCCGATGTTATATGTAACTGTGGTGTCGTAGCTCT
Proteins encoded:
- the LOC138928406 gene encoding uncharacterized protein, giving the protein MPTPPSMGCRLPPVDTEVFAGDYLRWPTFRDLFTAIYIHNSRLTPVEKLFHLLSRTSGDAHAIVSKAPLTNDGFISAWQSLTDRIENRRLLVNSQLKILFNIQAVPQESGAALIELQGNVQSCLTALEMSFIQTEAWDCLPVYMVSLKLPKITISMWGQSIHNKAEIPTWSEFDAFLTERHRTLEAIDDIRPSSSGQFPSRPTAASAPVRRLNSYEARVAPAPRGCDLCSRENHPIRLCPRFLEMDVDGRSDYIRRKQFCLNCFARGHQQRDCTSAHSCLMCRSRHHTLLHRDNPSATAPSPTAPPRPRPAPTPQGTSAAQDHTDVQVCFASGSRAVLLGTALINICHLGRDFQARALIDSGSEATFITERLFRQISPPFTPVQTRVSGLNETVAAQATKLCTLAIRAPSRPGLLLETAAYVLPQLAGKLPSYPIPRDLLKELPDVPLADPTFFESSEIDVLIGADILPNSQPHVSTYTQRHSAGAQMYSRFQFLPMPSLQQDPSAQDPTPISPISEVIAAPIRTANGSAPVKLGGATVPERRCPASEVYCCSSDLVK